A stretch of the Aminipila terrae genome encodes the following:
- a CDS encoding copper ion binding protein, producing the protein MSIITKKLNVAGMSCSHCEKAVKSALNELEGVLFTEVYLNEKTVIVEYDEDTVTEKVLAEVIYDAGYEVV; encoded by the coding sequence ATGTCAATAATAACGAAAAAGTTAAATGTAGCAGGAATGTCTTGCAGTCACTGTGAAAAGGCTGTGAAAAGTGCTCTGAATGAACTGGAGGGGGTACTTTTCACAGAGGTCTATTTGAATGAAAAAACTGTAATCGTTGAATATGACGAGGATACAGTAACAGAAAAAGTTTTAGCAGAGGTCATTTATGATGCAGGATATGAAGTAGTATAA
- a CDS encoding transglutaminase-like domain-containing protein, with the protein MSIFSNINLITILIIGIFVMPLLTGLLHPISSNRIQNSFLSILNSIIFIMGIILSFHLASGIFSGKQEGFPGLIYQLVPSAQNWLLRYRHDIAAYIIVLFILLSIIVWLLEIISIPLFRYGIVPLADKLSAGFSTMSSSLKRLLSVGWQLPKSVCMVLIFALLLNFYANYINNPNADKYINQSAAYQAINKSVLHPLLNTNMVKKLPVLFNDSFKKAQDDFVANNNDSSNPNYWKVPVIKYFNGVTLDEAVKSNAEIDQKAKDIIGTEKDAKKKAYLLYDWISQNIQYDKNKAAVIVQNASHVDSGSIVTFAQREGICFDYSCLYVSMCQAAGLKVRFVTGLAYNGSEWGIMPGIRYIIQKRKGGLMWIQPLEIRDMTILITRIFLLTTSMM; encoded by the coding sequence ATGAGCATATTTAGTAATATAAACTTAATAACAATTTTAATAATAGGTATCTTTGTAATGCCTTTGCTTACGGGCCTGTTGCACCCCATTTCAAGCAATAGAATACAGAATTCCTTCCTGTCCATATTGAACAGTATTATTTTCATAATGGGCATTATTCTTTCATTTCACCTGGCAAGTGGCATTTTTTCCGGGAAGCAGGAGGGGTTCCCTGGGCTCATATATCAGCTTGTGCCTTCTGCACAAAACTGGCTTCTTCGTTACAGGCACGATATTGCAGCTTACATAATTGTCCTGTTTATTCTGCTTTCCATAATTGTCTGGCTTCTTGAAATTATATCAATTCCGTTATTCAGATATGGAATTGTTCCTTTGGCAGACAAACTGTCAGCTGGATTTAGCACCATGAGTAGCAGCTTGAAGCGTTTGCTTAGCGTAGGCTGGCAGCTGCCAAAGTCTGTTTGCATGGTACTGATTTTTGCTTTGCTGCTTAACTTTTATGCCAACTATATTAATAATCCCAATGCAGATAAATATATCAATCAATCTGCTGCCTATCAGGCTATTAATAAAAGCGTACTTCATCCCCTGTTAAATACAAATATGGTGAAAAAACTTCCTGTTCTTTTTAATGACTCTTTTAAGAAGGCTCAGGATGACTTTGTTGCCAATAACAATGACAGCAGTAATCCAAACTATTGGAAAGTGCCAGTTATAAAATATTTTAACGGAGTTACTCTTGACGAAGCCGTTAAATCAAATGCTGAAATAGACCAGAAGGCAAAAGACATTATCGGAACGGAAAAGGATGCAAAGAAAAAGGCTTATCTCCTATATGACTGGATAAGCCAGAACATCCAATATGATAAAAATAAAGCAGCAGTCATTGTACAGAATGCTTCCCATGTGGACTCAGGTTCTATCGTTACTTTTGCCCAAAGAGAAGGGATATGCTTTGACTATTCATGCCTATATGTGTCCATGTGTCAGGCGGCAGGATTAAAAGTACGATTTGTAACAGGACTGGCTTATAATGGCTCTGAGTGGGGGATCATGCCTGGAATCAGGTATATTATCCAGAAGAGAAAAGGTGGATTAATGTGGATACAACCTTTGGAAATTCGGGATATGACTATTTTGATAACTCGGATTTTTCTGCTAACCACAAGTATGATGTAG
- a CDS encoding class I SAM-dependent methyltransferase: MDYLKEKPLLYAPSSSEFWDDQYISQNMLEAHLNPDFDGASRKHRVIQQSASWIAALVESAPGKKLLDLGCGPGIYAELFKDHGFRVTGIDFSRRSINYAKQAAESRNKEIEYLCENYLNLDYQEQFDIVTLIYCDFGVLNPEDRHMLLCKIKKALKPGGILLFDGFTKSQLSLWGENQKIEYCDSGFWSPLPYVCLKRNIYYEADQVFLEQYIVVTENECHCYNMWNQIFSKDSLLKELKQAGFNKVQFFDDVCGSPFSGENNTICAVAR; this comes from the coding sequence TTGGATTATTTAAAAGAGAAACCACTGCTTTATGCTCCCAGTTCATCTGAGTTTTGGGATGACCAATATATCTCTCAAAATATGCTGGAAGCCCATTTAAACCCTGATTTTGACGGTGCTTCAAGAAAACACCGTGTTATTCAGCAATCTGCTTCATGGATTGCTGCATTGGTTGAAAGTGCTCCTGGCAAAAAACTGCTGGACTTAGGCTGTGGACCTGGAATTTATGCAGAATTGTTTAAGGATCATGGATTTAGGGTAACTGGCATAGATTTCTCAAGGAGATCTATAAATTATGCAAAACAGGCAGCAGAATCGAGAAATAAAGAGATAGAATATCTGTGTGAAAATTATTTAAATCTGGATTATCAGGAACAATTTGATATAGTAACTTTAATTTATTGTGATTTCGGTGTGCTGAACCCTGAAGACAGACATATGCTGCTTTGTAAAATTAAAAAAGCATTAAAGCCTGGTGGAATTTTATTATTTGATGGATTTACAAAATCGCAGTTATCTTTATGGGGAGAAAATCAAAAAATAGAATACTGTGACAGTGGGTTTTGGAGTCCTTTGCCTTATGTATGTCTTAAACGGAATATTTATTATGAGGCCGACCAGGTTTTTCTGGAACAATACATTGTAGTTACTGAAAATGAGTGTCATTGTTATAACATGTGGAATCAGATTTTCAGTAAGGATTCATTATTAAAGGAATTAAAACAAGCAGGGTTTAATAAAGTACAGTTTTTTGATGATGTATGTGGCAGTCCTTTTTCAGGAGAGAATAATACTATCTGTGCTGTGGCCAGATAG
- the cooS gene encoding anaerobic carbon-monoxide dehydrogenase catalytic subunit has translation MSEKISKNMAERVSFHDSVEEMLIRIKEDGLSSVFSRWDPQDKIRCNFCLQGLSCQLCTQGPCRISEKSGADKGVCGIGPDAMAMRNLLMRNIMGAATYAHHAYEAFRTLKATGEGKTSFTIKDEKKLKWMCEKVSIDTTQDIHVLAVQLAEFLDKEMKITPDEKSVMVEVFAPEKRKPIWRDLNIYPSGVEHEVEVSIASCLTNVDGDYVSLAKKALRLGLSTIYTAQIGLEMAQDILFGTPMPHEVDVDLGIMDPDYVNIAFNGHQPWVGVAALQKAKMQEYQDMAKRAGAKGIHIVGSIETGQELLQRFEVDDVFVGLMGDWLSIEPFLATGTVDALVMEENCSPPAIDEYAEKYQVALVSVSTIIGVPGVKHQMPYYPAKVDQMAEQCIQIAIENFKRRHDKIKPLVPQHKTKAIAGFSTEAVLGAIGNDLDTLVDVIAKGHIKGIVALASCSTLRNGPQDWNTVNITKELIKGDILVVAGGCGNHALEVAGLCNLDAIKLAGEGLQSVCKALNIPPVLSFGTCTDTGRISMLVTALADHLKVDIPDLPIAVTAPEWMEQKATIDGLFAVAYGAYTHLSPTPFVTGAPNLVKLVTQDVESLTGGKIALGDDPVEAAKDIKAHILKKRLEMGLK, from the coding sequence ATGTCAGAAAAAATTTCTAAAAACATGGCGGAACGGGTCAGTTTTCATGATTCAGTAGAAGAAATGCTGATTAGAATAAAAGAGGACGGTCTTTCCAGCGTATTCTCAAGATGGGATCCGCAAGATAAAATACGCTGCAACTTTTGTCTCCAGGGACTAAGCTGCCAGCTGTGTACTCAGGGTCCTTGCAGAATCAGTGAAAAATCTGGAGCTGACAAAGGCGTCTGTGGCATTGGTCCGGATGCCATGGCTATGAGGAACCTGCTCATGAGAAATATCATGGGAGCCGCCACTTATGCCCATCATGCTTATGAGGCATTCAGAACACTGAAAGCCACAGGAGAAGGAAAAACATCCTTTACGATTAAAGATGAAAAGAAGCTTAAATGGATGTGCGAAAAAGTATCAATCGATACAACACAGGATATCCATGTACTTGCCGTGCAATTAGCTGAGTTTCTTGACAAAGAAATGAAAATTACACCAGATGAAAAGAGTGTAATGGTTGAAGTTTTTGCACCGGAAAAAAGAAAACCGATCTGGAGGGATTTAAATATTTACCCTTCCGGAGTGGAACATGAAGTGGAGGTTTCAATTGCAAGCTGCCTGACCAATGTGGATGGTGACTATGTTTCTCTGGCCAAAAAGGCTCTACGATTAGGTCTTTCTACTATTTATACTGCTCAAATCGGCCTTGAAATGGCGCAGGATATTTTATTCGGTACCCCAATGCCTCATGAAGTTGATGTGGACCTGGGTATTATGGATCCAGACTATGTAAATATTGCCTTTAATGGTCATCAGCCCTGGGTTGGAGTTGCAGCCCTTCAGAAAGCTAAAATGCAGGAATATCAGGACATGGCTAAACGAGCAGGTGCTAAAGGCATCCACATAGTAGGTTCCATAGAAACCGGTCAGGAATTACTTCAGAGGTTTGAAGTAGATGATGTTTTTGTAGGATTAATGGGGGACTGGTTATCCATTGAACCATTCCTTGCAACAGGAACAGTTGATGCACTGGTTATGGAAGAAAACTGCTCCCCACCTGCAATCGATGAGTATGCAGAGAAATACCAGGTGGCACTGGTCAGTGTAAGTACTATCATTGGAGTGCCTGGAGTAAAACACCAGATGCCGTACTACCCTGCCAAAGTAGATCAAATGGCAGAACAGTGTATTCAGATAGCTATTGAGAATTTCAAGAGAAGACATGATAAAATCAAACCTTTGGTACCTCAGCATAAGACAAAGGCTATTGCTGGATTTTCAACGGAAGCAGTACTGGGGGCCATTGGCAATGATTTAGATACCCTTGTTGATGTCATTGCAAAAGGTCATATTAAAGGAATTGTGGCATTAGCAAGCTGTTCTACCTTAAGAAACGGCCCTCAGGATTGGAATACTGTAAATATCACTAAGGAATTAATTAAAGGGGATATTTTAGTTGTTGCAGGAGGCTGCGGAAATCATGCTCTGGAAGTTGCCGGCTTATGTAATTTAGATGCAATCAAACTGGCAGGTGAAGGCTTGCAATCCGTATGTAAAGCCTTAAATATTCCTCCAGTGCTGAGCTTTGGTACTTGTACAGATACGGGAAGAATCTCTATGTTAGTTACTGCACTGGCGGATCACTTAAAAGTTGATATACCAGATCTTCCAATAGCTGTTACTGCACCGGAATGGATGGAACAGAAAGCCACTATTGATGGATTATTTGCAGTGGCCTACGGTGCCTATACTCATCTATCTCCTACACCGTTTGTAACAGGTGCACCAAACTTAGTAAAACTTGTTACGCAGGATGTGGAAAGTCTAACTGGAGGTAAAATTGCCTTAGGAGATGACCCTGTTGAAGCCGCAAAAGATATCAAAGCTCATATCTTAAAGAAAAGACTGGAAATGGGTTTAAAATAA
- a CDS encoding CDP-alcohol phosphatidyltransferase family protein, producing MIIIRHIPNILSTFRIIFSVLLLFIKPLSLLFFTTYMLCGISDILDGYIARKLKCNSSFGAALDSMADLVLTFILLIIFIPIFPWSKWMLYWIGAIASIKLLSLTIGMIKYHTFTALHTYANKATGLTLFCSPLLYSLFGLQLTASLACITASAAAMEELGIITISKELQRNSKSIIYLMGSKKQKI from the coding sequence GTGATAATCATAAGACACATACCAAATATTCTTTCAACATTCCGGATAATATTTTCGGTCTTATTGCTTTTTATAAAGCCTTTATCCCTTTTATTTTTCACCACTTATATGTTATGTGGTATAAGTGATATATTAGATGGATATATTGCCAGAAAGCTGAAATGCAATAGCTCTTTTGGTGCTGCTTTGGACAGTATGGCAGATTTAGTCCTTACTTTCATTTTATTGATTATCTTTATTCCTATTTTTCCCTGGTCAAAATGGATGCTGTACTGGATTGGTGCAATAGCCTCCATAAAACTGTTATCTCTCACTATTGGAATGATAAAATATCATACTTTTACTGCGCTTCATACTTATGCAAATAAGGCAACTGGCCTTACCCTGTTTTGTTCTCCATTACTGTATAGTCTCTTTGGTTTACAACTAACTGCATCGTTAGCATGTATTACAGCAAGTGCAGCTGCTATGGAGGAACTAGGCATTATAACTATTTCAAAAGAATTGCAGCGGAACAGTAAAAGTATAATCTATCTAATGGGCTCTAAAAAACAAAAAATATAA
- a CDS encoding amino acid permease: MEKDSKGLSAWQLTMMALGTVVGGSFFVGSSVAINAAGPSVLISYILGGILVYLILAALSELTVANPHSGSFRTFAAEAFGPGTGFVVGWVYWTGMVLAMSSEATAVSILVGRWFTNISIPTLGSSIIIGVTLLNLLGADKLSKLESGLAAVKLFAIASFIVLAFLLISGVFVKSPPVGIGQMTSEPFMPGGIKGIAGSMLVVMFAYAGFEVIGLASSETDNPRKIVPKAINYTVFCLVGFYILSIALILPLIPSTDINEEVSPMVAALNNQGIGWASTVLNLVMITAIISTMLAAMFGIGRMMRSLVDEGHAPKILKDTTEVPYRGIFFSGVAMLMGLAIGLVFPKVYLFLISSGGFALLFTYAVIIASHLRLRKKFGCPPKGECRMPGFPYTSWIALISMVIIILSMPFIPDQISGLIAGIAIIILYSVIYMAAKSTFRRNKKRLIKNQTSM, from the coding sequence ATGGAAAAGGACTCTAAAGGGTTGTCTGCATGGCAGCTCACTATGATGGCATTAGGTACGGTGGTAGGCGGTTCTTTCTTCGTGGGATCTTCAGTTGCTATTAATGCAGCAGGGCCCTCCGTTTTAATTTCATATATTTTAGGCGGTATATTAGTGTATCTTATACTGGCAGCTTTATCAGAACTCACAGTGGCCAATCCCCATTCCGGGTCATTCCGGACCTTTGCAGCAGAAGCCTTTGGACCGGGAACTGGTTTCGTTGTGGGATGGGTGTACTGGACGGGAATGGTACTGGCCATGTCCAGTGAGGCAACTGCTGTGTCTATTTTGGTGGGCAGATGGTTTACAAACATATCCATACCTACGTTGGGCAGTAGCATTATAATTGGTGTTACACTTCTCAATTTACTCGGTGCAGACAAGTTAAGCAAATTGGAAAGTGGACTTGCAGCAGTAAAGCTATTTGCTATTGCTTCTTTTATCGTTCTAGCATTCCTGCTTATTTCTGGCGTGTTTGTTAAGAGCCCTCCTGTGGGAATAGGGCAAATGACCAGTGAACCCTTTATGCCAGGAGGAATAAAGGGAATTGCAGGAAGCATGCTGGTTGTCATGTTTGCTTATGCTGGTTTCGAGGTTATCGGGTTAGCTTCATCGGAAACAGACAATCCAAGAAAAATTGTTCCAAAAGCTATTAACTACACAGTATTTTGCCTGGTAGGGTTTTACATCCTTTCTATTGCTCTGATTTTGCCACTTATTCCTTCAACGGATATAAATGAAGAAGTAAGTCCAATGGTTGCTGCATTGAATAACCAGGGAATCGGATGGGCAAGTACAGTATTAAATCTGGTTATGATAACAGCCATCATTTCTACCATGCTGGCGGCTATGTTTGGAATTGGCAGAATGATGCGTTCTCTTGTAGATGAAGGACATGCACCAAAAATATTGAAAGATACAACAGAGGTCCCTTACAGAGGAATTTTTTTCTCCGGGGTGGCCATGTTAATGGGACTGGCTATAGGGCTTGTATTCCCTAAGGTTTATCTTTTTTTAATAAGTTCTGGTGGATTTGCATTGTTGTTTACTTATGCAGTTATTATTGCCAGTCATTTACGTTTACGCAAGAAATTCGGCTGCCCGCCAAAAGGAGAATGCCGGATGCCTGGATTCCCTTATACTTCGTGGATTGCGTTAATCAGTATGGTGATTATTATACTGAGCATGCCCTTTATTCCAGATCAGATATCGGGACTGATTGCAGGAATTGCCATCATTATTTTATATTCAGTAATATATATGGCAGCAAAATCTACATTCAGGAGGAACAAGAAAAGATTGATAAAAAATCAGACTTCTATGTAG
- a CDS encoding TfoX/Sxy family protein yields MATSVDFVEYICEQIAGVGAVRYRKMFGEYMVYINDKPILLVCDNTVFVKILDCISEQMKDAERDFPYEGAKEHYVLDIDNAEFSKEIIRLLEPVIPVPKPKKKKIQPIKS; encoded by the coding sequence ATGGCTACGAGTGTTGATTTTGTCGAATATATTTGTGAACAAATCGCTGGTGTGGGGGCGGTAAGATACCGTAAAATGTTTGGGGAGTACATGGTTTATATAAACGATAAACCGATTCTGCTGGTTTGTGATAATACAGTTTTTGTAAAAATTCTTGATTGTATCAGTGAGCAGATGAAGGATGCAGAAAGAGATTTCCCTTATGAAGGGGCCAAAGAACATTATGTACTGGATATCGACAATGCTGAATTTAGTAAGGAAATCATAAGATTGTTGGAACCAGTCATCCCTGTTCCAAAACCAAAGAAGAAAAAGATACAACCGATTAAATCATAA
- a CDS encoding amino acid permease has product MENQISKDDVFEIKKDLEEKGSKLKRDLKGRHLFMISIGGVIGTGLFVGSGYSISQAGPLGAVLVYALTGVIMFITMRCLGEMAVFMPVAGSFQAYATKFISPGAGFSVGWFYWLNFAISIPFELVISGQMMAKWVSPEIVPVWVWGTIFAVIFVALNIFAVKFFGEAEFWFCSIKVVAILLFIIIGICEITGILGTGGATQVGFGNLVVDGSLFPTSFAAIATAFITVAFSYNGTEIIGLTAGESSQPEQQLKKSINNTAYRTLIFYVGSIFILVLTLPWKSFVGVEFQESPFVLTLQNAGFGFASDVMNFVVITAALSCGNSLLYSCMRLLFGMANEGQAPKALAKVTKSGVPRNALIFTMIIVCLYQLTSVYQPAVIALVLLSISSLAGMINWACICLSQIRFRKQYIASGGQLEDLKFKMFGFPYMSYIGLFTNLAMMLSFVFLPGNMGQLFAFVPAFAIMWIGYDIYYKKKNKTTE; this is encoded by the coding sequence ATGGAGAATCAAATTAGCAAAGATGATGTATTTGAAATCAAAAAAGACCTTGAAGAAAAAGGCTCAAAGTTAAAACGAGACTTAAAGGGCCGGCACTTATTCATGATTTCTATTGGTGGAGTAATCGGAACCGGTTTGTTTGTAGGCTCTGGCTATTCAATTTCCCAGGCAGGTCCCCTGGGTGCAGTTCTTGTTTATGCTCTTACAGGCGTAATTATGTTTATTACTATGAGATGTTTAGGAGAAATGGCAGTATTTATGCCGGTGGCAGGTTCATTCCAAGCTTATGCTACCAAATTCATTTCACCTGGAGCAGGTTTTAGCGTAGGGTGGTTTTACTGGCTGAATTTCGCAATTTCTATTCCATTTGAACTGGTTATTTCAGGGCAAATGATGGCGAAGTGGGTAAGTCCTGAAATTGTACCGGTCTGGGTATGGGGAACGATATTTGCAGTTATATTCGTAGCTTTGAATATATTTGCAGTTAAGTTCTTCGGAGAAGCCGAATTCTGGTTTTGCAGTATTAAGGTAGTAGCTATTCTGTTGTTTATTATAATCGGTATATGTGAAATAACGGGAATTCTAGGTACAGGAGGAGCAACTCAGGTAGGGTTTGGCAATCTTGTAGTGGACGGCTCTTTATTCCCAACATCCTTTGCAGCAATTGCAACAGCATTTATTACCGTTGCATTTTCCTATAATGGTACGGAAATTATCGGATTGACTGCTGGGGAAAGCTCACAGCCAGAACAACAGTTAAAGAAATCTATAAATAACACAGCATATAGAACGTTAATTTTCTATGTAGGTTCTATATTTATATTAGTACTGACTTTACCATGGAAGAGCTTTGTTGGTGTTGAATTTCAAGAAAGCCCATTTGTTCTGACTCTGCAGAATGCAGGCTTTGGATTTGCATCCGATGTGATGAACTTTGTCGTTATCACTGCAGCATTATCTTGCGGTAATTCATTGCTTTACTCTTGCATGAGATTATTATTCGGTATGGCAAATGAAGGTCAGGCACCAAAGGCTCTTGCTAAAGTAACCAAGAGCGGAGTACCTAGGAATGCTTTAATTTTTACTATGATTATTGTTTGCTTATACCAATTAACCTCTGTTTATCAGCCTGCAGTAATTGCATTGGTGTTATTATCCATATCCAGCCTAGCCGGCATGATAAACTGGGCATGCATCTGTCTTTCCCAGATACGATTCAGAAAGCAGTATATTGCATCTGGTGGACAGCTGGAAGATTTAAAATTCAAGATGTTCGGGTTCCCATATATGTCGTATATCGGTTTATTTACCAATCTGGCAATGATGCTGTCCTTTGTGTTCTTACCGGGCAATATGGGACAACTGTTTGCTTTTGTACCGGCATTCGCTATAATGTGGATTGGGTATGATATTTATTATAAGAAAAAGAATAAGACAACTGAATAA
- a CDS encoding ABC transporter permease, with translation MKTFSTLFRTELKLSFRGMDMVIFALCMPVVVVVILGIIYGNKPAFNGAAYTFLQQSFGAVATIAICAGGVMGLPLVISDYRNRKILKRFKVTPISPVMILSVQVAIYAFYSIASLILVYISAKVFFEFHFAGSWLQFMGAYLLVMLSIFSIGMMVGGVARDLKSASVIASVLYFPMLIFSGATLPYEVMPAALKRAADFLPLTQGIKMLKAASLGIPAAEVVYSIIIMIVFAIVCISISIRFFKWE, from the coding sequence ATGAAAACGTTTAGTACTTTGTTCAGAACGGAACTTAAGTTGTCTTTCCGAGGTATGGATATGGTTATATTTGCCTTGTGTATGCCGGTGGTTGTGGTGGTTATTCTTGGTATAATATATGGTAATAAGCCTGCTTTCAATGGAGCAGCGTATACCTTTTTACAGCAGTCCTTTGGAGCTGTGGCCACAATTGCCATATGTGCAGGGGGAGTCATGGGGCTTCCATTGGTTATATCGGATTATCGAAACAGGAAAATCCTGAAACGTTTTAAAGTTACTCCTATAAGTCCAGTGATGATTTTATCTGTGCAGGTTGCCATTTATGCGTTTTATTCAATCGCTTCTCTGATTTTGGTTTATATTTCTGCAAAGGTGTTTTTCGAGTTTCATTTTGCTGGCTCATGGCTGCAGTTTATGGGAGCATATTTGCTGGTTATGCTGTCTATATTCAGTATAGGTATGATGGTAGGAGGGGTTGCCAGAGATTTGAAAAGTGCCAGTGTGATTGCAAGTGTTTTATACTTTCCTATGCTGATTTTTTCAGGAGCAACTTTACCATATGAGGTGATGCCTGCTGCTCTAAAGAGAGCAGCTGATTTCCTTCCTCTCACTCAGGGGATAAAAATGCTGAAAGCCGCATCTCTAGGAATACCAGCTGCTGAAGTAGTCTATTCCATTATCATTATGATTGTTTTTGCAATAGTTTGCATAAGTATTTCTATTCGTTTTTTTAAATGGGAATAA
- a CDS encoding ABC transporter ATP-binding protein: MKKIIEVDNLTKSYGDKPVIQNLGFTVYHGEVFGLLGANGAGKSTAIECLLGTRKAEKGTVSILGMNPHADRKTLFEKVGVQFQEANYQDKITVRELCQETYCLYKKTADYERLLKQFDLDDKAESMVSELSGGQKQRLFIVLALIPDPDVVFLDELTTGLDTKARRMVWNSLSQLKVKGLTILLTSHFMDEVENLCDRIGILKDGSFIFCGTVKEAIAASPYEKLEEAYLWYTGEEESVNENV, translated from the coding sequence ATGAAAAAAATTATAGAGGTAGATAATCTAACAAAATCTTATGGTGATAAACCTGTGATTCAGAATCTGGGGTTTACAGTATATCATGGGGAGGTATTTGGCTTACTGGGTGCAAATGGTGCGGGGAAAAGCACTGCTATTGAATGCTTACTGGGTACCAGAAAAGCAGAAAAAGGAACGGTATCTATTTTAGGAATGAATCCCCATGCTGACAGGAAAACACTCTTTGAAAAGGTAGGCGTGCAGTTCCAGGAAGCCAACTATCAGGATAAAATAACGGTTAGGGAGCTTTGCCAGGAAACTTATTGTCTTTATAAAAAAACTGCTGATTATGAAAGGCTATTAAAACAATTTGACCTGGATGATAAAGCAGAAAGTATGGTCAGTGAGCTGTCTGGGGGACAAAAACAAAGATTATTCATTGTACTGGCACTTATTCCAGATCCAGATGTGGTATTTTTAGATGAATTGACAACTGGTCTTGACACAAAAGCAAGACGGATGGTATGGAACAGCTTATCTCAATTAAAAGTCAAAGGCTTAACCATTCTTTTAACTTCACATTTCATGGACGAAGTAGAAAACTTATGTGACAGAATAGGTATCTTAAAAGATGGTAGTTTCATATTCTGTGGCACAGTAAAAGAAGCTATTGCCGCCAGTCCTTATGAAAAATTAGAAGAGGCGTATCTTTGGTATACAGGAGAGGAGGAATCTGTAAATGAAAACGTTTAG
- a CDS encoding MerR family transcriptional regulator produces the protein MNKNYKTAEVAKIIGIHPNTVRLYEKCQLITKPEREDNGYRIFTDLHIEQFQLARAALKVEVLQNGLRKKAVDIIKASAEKNFDKALYTTESYLAQILKEKQNAEEAIKIAEQILSGSPEKEDTQVYFTRKQAAEYLQVTIDTLRNWELNGLIKVKRRQNGYRIYNHDDIKRLKIIRSLRCANYSHAAILRMLSAISSDPDVDIREVINTPRKDDDIISVCDRLLTSLQDAEIYACDVMIRLRKLKKQYK, from the coding sequence ATGAATAAAAACTATAAAACAGCAGAAGTAGCAAAGATAATTGGTATTCATCCCAATACTGTACGGCTTTACGAAAAATGTCAGTTAATAACTAAGCCGGAACGGGAAGATAACGGGTATCGTATATTTACAGATTTACATATTGAGCAGTTTCAATTGGCAAGGGCTGCTTTAAAGGTTGAGGTACTGCAAAATGGATTGAGAAAAAAAGCTGTTGACATTATTAAGGCTTCAGCCGAAAAAAACTTTGATAAAGCCTTATATACTACAGAGAGTTATCTGGCTCAGATTCTAAAGGAAAAACAAAATGCAGAAGAAGCAATTAAGATTGCAGAACAGATTTTATCTGGTTCACCGGAGAAAGAAGATACTCAGGTATATTTTACCAGAAAACAGGCCGCTGAATATTTACAGGTCACAATAGATACTTTAAGAAATTGGGAATTAAATGGTCTGATTAAAGTGAAACGAAGGCAGAATGGTTACAGGATTTATAACCATGATGATATTAAGCGTCTTAAAATTATCCGTTCTCTGCGGTGTGCCAACTATTCCCATGCAGCAATTTTAAGAATGCTGTCGGCTATTTCAAGTGATCCAGATGTTGACATCAGAGAAGTAATTAATACACCCAGGAAGGATGACGATATTATTTCCGTATGTGACAGATTGCTGACTTCACTGCAGGATGCGGAAATTTATGCATGTGATGTAATGATCCGGTTGAGAAAATTAAAAAAACAATATAAGTAA
- a CDS encoding fibronectin type III domain-containing protein, with product MKKRILQTVILILSLILLTVFGSSLDSFTYAAKPDRTAPSAPANLKAISVSDTSVTLSWSASTDNVGVTAYDIYRNNIYLASTSMTSYTANGLNPSSNYQFYVKAKDAKGNISNSSNIISLSTTSNATPPSQPLSKK from the coding sequence ATGAAAAAACGTATTTTGCAAACAGTTATACTTATTTTATCGCTTATTCTTCTAACCGTATTCGGCAGCTCATTAGACAGTTTTACCTATGCGGCAAAGCCTGATCGAACAGCACCATCTGCACCTGCCAATTTAAAGGCGATTTCTGTTTCGGACACGTCTGTAACCCTTTCCTGGAGTGCATCCACAGACAATGTGGGGGTAACAGCTTATGATATATATCGTAACAATATATATCTTGCTTCCACATCCATGACGTCATATACCGCAAATGGCTTAAATCCTTCGTCTAACTATCAGTTTTATGTAAAAGCAAAAGATGCAAAAGGAAATATATCAAACTCCAGTAACATTATTTCATTATCAACAACATCAAATGCAACACCACCTTCTCAGCCCTTATCAAAAAAATAA